A part of Citrifermentans bremense genomic DNA contains:
- a CDS encoding AAA family ATPase, translating to MEKLRVSLENCYGIQSLDYEFDFTWSASKSRAYAIYAPNGLMKTSFSRTFEALGKGDVPKEERYDRFSVHVVEADGCAITKETIYVLKSEIDISSDSPAITNILVNPNKKARYDELLVDLDKLKNKLVGSLQKLSKVKKPDIEQAIIRDWDDENFPACIGTIKSTAIDDDLSPYEYATIFDPKALEVLKSEEFISKASEFNARYQELFDQAGTMYQKGVFNPTRAETSFTTLDRQGFFAGGHRVHLRGDKESIDKAALEKKLQEIHAQIDGDEELKKLRASLAKNAQAQALADLIEGLSTSQVEFLLEKLQPANQAQFRKDLWSYYIHNSNDATTYLESYAVSKAEIEQIEADAAQEAPRWKVAVDLFNSRFVDMPFTLSVANQTKAVLGKEKAKLKFTFKDGTDTVEWSRSEIKTLSQGERRALYLLNFIFEVEARKFSNQETLFIIDDVADSFDYKNKHAIIQYLDDLTKMESFHQIILTHNFDFFRTLANNFVHRNRCLMANRNGSAISLVKAEGIKNYFIGKWKDNVVNDDCILCATIPFTRNLIEYTKGEADSDYLKLTSLLHWKNDTDEITVGDYLDIYNRLFGSSYNTDDTRPVKTLLIDKSNEICARTTHDGLNLEDKVLLSIAIRLQAEVFLTNELRRIKRNESYCCQSMNQFGSLVKEYMSLAPSAPTMRTLEKISITVSSNIHLNSFMYEPILDLTIDHLINLYNEVLGLNSGSADAN from the coding sequence TTGGAGAAGCTTAGAGTCAGCCTCGAAAACTGCTACGGCATCCAGTCTTTAGATTATGAATTCGATTTCACATGGTCAGCATCAAAGTCCAGAGCTTACGCAATTTACGCTCCCAACGGCCTGATGAAGACTTCCTTCTCAAGAACTTTTGAAGCACTCGGCAAAGGAGATGTGCCAAAAGAAGAACGGTACGATAGATTCTCTGTGCATGTGGTTGAGGCTGATGGCTGTGCTATCACAAAAGAGACTATTTATGTTTTAAAATCAGAAATAGATATTAGTTCTGACAGTCCGGCCATTACAAATATCCTTGTCAACCCTAATAAAAAAGCCAGATATGATGAACTACTTGTCGATCTAGACAAACTTAAAAACAAACTTGTTGGCTCCCTACAGAAGTTATCTAAAGTCAAAAAGCCCGATATCGAACAAGCTATTATCCGCGACTGGGACGATGAAAATTTCCCTGCCTGCATTGGAACAATCAAATCAACTGCTATCGATGATGACCTGAGCCCTTATGAATATGCGACTATTTTCGACCCCAAAGCTCTCGAAGTTTTAAAAAGTGAGGAATTCATTTCTAAGGCGAGTGAATTCAACGCACGGTACCAGGAGCTTTTCGATCAGGCGGGAACAATGTACCAAAAGGGTGTCTTCAATCCAACAAGGGCAGAAACATCCTTTACAACATTGGACAGACAAGGCTTCTTTGCAGGCGGCCATCGCGTCCACCTGCGAGGCGATAAAGAATCTATCGATAAAGCCGCGCTGGAAAAGAAACTACAAGAAATTCACGCTCAAATCGATGGCGACGAAGAACTGAAAAAGCTGCGAGCGAGCCTCGCCAAAAATGCCCAAGCCCAGGCATTAGCTGATCTCATAGAAGGTCTCTCCACGAGTCAGGTTGAATTCCTATTGGAAAAACTCCAGCCTGCGAATCAGGCACAGTTTCGAAAAGATCTATGGTCCTACTACATCCACAACAGTAATGATGCAACTACTTACCTAGAATCGTATGCCGTAAGCAAAGCCGAAATCGAACAAATTGAAGCGGATGCTGCACAGGAAGCACCCCGGTGGAAGGTAGCTGTTGATCTTTTCAATAGCCGCTTTGTGGATATGCCCTTTACACTCTCTGTAGCCAATCAGACAAAGGCAGTGCTGGGCAAAGAAAAGGCCAAATTGAAATTTACCTTCAAAGACGGCACCGATACTGTCGAATGGTCACGGTCTGAAATCAAAACCCTCAGCCAAGGGGAAAGACGAGCCCTCTATCTCCTCAATTTCATTTTTGAAGTAGAAGCCCGGAAATTTTCCAACCAAGAGACGCTTTTTATCATTGATGACGTTGCAGATTCATTTGATTATAAGAACAAACATGCGATTATTCAATATTTGGATGATCTTACCAAGATGGAATCTTTTCACCAGATCATATTGACTCACAATTTCGATTTCTTCAGAACACTCGCCAACAACTTTGTCCACCGCAACAGATGCCTTATGGCGAACAGAAATGGTAGTGCCATTTCGCTCGTAAAAGCTGAGGGAATAAAGAATTATTTTATCGGAAAATGGAAAGATAATGTTGTCAACGATGACTGTATCCTTTGCGCCACCATCCCGTTCACTCGTAATCTAATTGAATACACAAAAGGCGAGGCAGATTCTGATTACCTAAAACTCACCAGTCTGTTACATTGGAAAAACGACACAGATGAAATCACCGTTGGGGACTATCTAGATATTTATAATCGACTTTTCGGGTCGAGCTACAACACTGACGATACCCGCCCAGTGAAGACCTTGCTCATTGACAAATCGAATGAAATCTGCGCTCGTACAACCCATGACGGCCTGAATCTGGAAGATAAGGTTCTGCTGTCCATTGCGATACGCCTACAAGCTGAGGTTTTCTTAACAAATGAGCTCCGTCGCATCAAAAGAAATGAAAGCTACTGCTGCCAATCAATGAATCAATTTGGTAGCTTAGTTAAAGAATATATGTCCTTAGCACCGTCAGCACCAACGATGCGTACACTTGAAAAGATAAGCATTACCGTAAGCTCGAACATCCACCTCAATTCGTTTATGTATGAGCCGATTCTTGATCTGACAATTGACCATCTCATCAATCTTTACAATGAAGTCCTCGGCCTAAACTCGGGATCCGCTGATGCCAACTAA